Proteins co-encoded in one Sphingopyxis sp. BE259 genomic window:
- a CDS encoding mitofilin family membrane protein — MAIDSIDTSSPADEAVPARGPSFRLLAIAALLLLLIGIAGGGWAVNRWLTGDGTAPAATVIAPPVVRDKADPIRIADAAPKGAPLIVAPVDGANALAARVAELEQRLSRITLEAESASGNASRSEGLLVAFAVRRALDRGLSLGYLDAQLRLRFGDDQPNAVKTIIETSREPVTLEQLRAELDTLAPQLVGRGGDGNGSLWTGLRRELGELFVVRAAGTQSPRAAERLDRARRYLGAGQADLAIAEVEAMPGAATANDWLIDARRYHEARRALDLIETAAILEPRDSPAAAIVRSTAAAPTP, encoded by the coding sequence ATGGCAATCGACAGCATCGACACCTCCTCGCCCGCCGACGAGGCGGTCCCGGCGAGGGGGCCATCGTTTCGGCTGCTCGCCATCGCGGCGCTGCTGCTGCTGCTGATCGGCATTGCCGGGGGCGGCTGGGCGGTGAATCGCTGGCTGACCGGCGATGGCACGGCACCGGCGGCGACCGTCATCGCTCCACCGGTTGTGCGCGACAAGGCCGATCCCATCCGGATTGCCGATGCGGCGCCAAAGGGGGCACCGCTGATCGTCGCGCCGGTCGATGGCGCCAATGCGCTGGCGGCGCGGGTCGCCGAACTCGAGCAACGACTGTCGCGGATCACCCTCGAAGCCGAATCGGCATCGGGCAATGCATCGCGGTCCGAAGGGTTGCTCGTCGCCTTTGCGGTTCGCCGCGCGCTCGATCGCGGGCTGTCATTGGGCTATCTCGACGCGCAGCTGCGCCTGCGCTTTGGCGACGATCAGCCGAATGCAGTGAAGACGATCATCGAAACCTCGCGCGAGCCGGTGACGCTCGAACAACTGCGCGCCGAACTCGATACGCTGGCGCCGCAGCTTGTCGGGCGCGGCGGCGATGGCAATGGCAGCCTGTGGACGGGGCTGCGCCGCGAACTCGGCGAATTGTTCGTCGTCCGCGCCGCAGGAACGCAGTCGCCGCGCGCCGCCGAGCGGCTCGACCGGGCGCGGCGCTATCTGGGTGCGGGGCAGGCCGACCTCGCGATCGCCGAGGTCGAGGCGATGCCCGGCGCCGCCACTGCCAACGACTGGCTGATCGACGCGCGGCGCTATCATGAGGCGCGGCGGGCGCTTGACCTGATCGAGACCGCGGCGATATTGGAGCCGCGCGACAGCCCCGCTGCCGCGATCGTCCGCAGCACCGCGGCCGCACCGACCCCCTAG